Proteins encoded in a region of the Stigmatella aurantiaca genome:
- a CDS encoding AAC(3) family N-acetyltransferase, producing the protein MRLVSDSKIERDLRNLGVREGGVLLVHTSFRAVRPVEGGPLGLIGALQAVLGPQGTLVMPTMTAGDTVFDPRSTPTDAMGITAELFWRQPGVLRSTHPGGSFAATGPLAEQICAPQPLSPPHGPDSPVGRVHALAGQVLLLGVTHSENTTLHLAEALAGVPYSVSHPCVVEADGEVKTVMIPETDHCCRGFQTADHWLRVHALQREGKVGNAHARLSDARSLVMLAVEHLAANPLTFLCPAGTGCEECDAAHASIPPPGA; encoded by the coding sequence ATGCGCCTCGTGAGCGACTCAAAGATTGAGCGGGACCTTCGAAACCTGGGAGTCCGCGAGGGAGGCGTGCTGCTGGTCCACACGTCGTTTCGCGCGGTCCGGCCCGTGGAAGGCGGGCCCCTGGGACTGATTGGTGCCCTGCAAGCCGTGCTCGGCCCCCAGGGCACCCTGGTGATGCCCACGATGACGGCCGGCGACACGGTGTTCGATCCACGGTCCACCCCGACGGACGCCATGGGAATCACCGCCGAGCTGTTCTGGCGGCAACCGGGGGTCTTGCGAAGCACCCATCCCGGGGGATCCTTCGCCGCCACGGGGCCGCTCGCTGAGCAGATCTGCGCCCCCCAGCCGCTCTCACCTCCCCACGGGCCGGACAGCCCCGTGGGCCGCGTGCATGCGCTGGCCGGGCAGGTGCTCCTGCTCGGGGTGACGCACAGCGAGAACACGACGCTGCACCTCGCGGAGGCCCTGGCCGGGGTGCCGTACTCGGTCTCACACCCCTGCGTCGTGGAGGCCGATGGCGAGGTGAAGACCGTGATGATTCCCGAGACGGACCACTGTTGCCGCGGCTTTCAAACCGCCGACCACTGGCTGCGCGTTCACGCGCTTCAGCGCGAGGGGAAGGTGGGCAACGCCCACGCCCGCCTCAGCGATGCGCGCAGTCTGGTCATGCTCGCGGTCGAGCACCTCGCCGCAAACCCGCTCACCTTCCTGTGCCCCGCGGGAACCGGCTGCGAGGAGTGCGATGCGGCCCACGCGAGCATTCCGCCTCCGGGTGCCTGA
- a CDS encoding PQQ-dependent sugar dehydrogenase, giving the protein MRSLRSSLILLGLLASPVLAAVPAGFQETVYTSPALTPITGMAWAPDGSGRLFFTQKNGKVLVATMRDGALVTQGTALVTSEFATETVYTNSEGGLLGIAFDPNYAINRYVYLFLSATSAKQQIVRYTDANGAGTARTVLVDNLPTAGQNHVGGAIGLGPDGKLYWAIGDLGNGTGVNADLTSTASKVSRANLDGTPANDNPFNDGVGPNSEYIWARGFRNPFTFTFQPGTGRLWVNSVGTNYEQVFLTNVRDHAGYNAYENNQPASFITPVIKYRTNGTDTRGLTASGAVRSGGTVTFTTTADHGFRKGEKITVAGVANAGFNGDFYVASVPSPTVWTATQTGPDASSGGGTAVTQNLGGSITGGIFYDSTLFPDGYRGNFFFGDYNSGRLVRATLAADNTVNTVDAWASGFSQTVDVDVGPDGALYTVGVTSRSVTRILPTAAGQKLIVSALNVTLVEGGRSVFTVRLAEAPTEEFRVSVARASGDADLTVAEGAEFTFTPANWNQLQRVVLTAAEDADATQDRAAFTVSAPGLSPETVQAVAIDDNSARLVLPSQELVVDEGGTATFTVVLSSRPQRNTSVTVARTGGDTDVTVSIGATLTFTPANWDTAQTVTVAAAGDADTAQDSATLTLAIPGGDARTVSITVQDTTPVAPTIVSTPPTSAVVGTPYRYEVVAEGRPSPSFSLTSSVQGPGINATNGVLLWTPTEAGTVDLQVTASNGEAPDSVQSFQVAVTAAPQDGGTEPDGGTTQPEEDSSGCGCGAGPSGALAWLGGLWMLRRRRARGG; this is encoded by the coding sequence ATGCGCTCGCTTCGATCCTCTTTGATACTCCTTGGGCTCCTGGCCTCTCCCGTGCTGGCCGCTGTGCCCGCCGGCTTCCAGGAAACGGTGTACACGTCTCCCGCCCTGACCCCCATCACGGGCATGGCCTGGGCGCCCGATGGCTCGGGGCGGCTTTTCTTCACGCAGAAGAACGGCAAGGTGCTCGTCGCGACGATGCGCGATGGGGCGCTCGTCACGCAGGGCACGGCCCTGGTCACCTCCGAGTTCGCCACGGAGACCGTCTATACCAACAGCGAGGGTGGCCTCCTCGGAATCGCGTTCGATCCGAACTACGCCATCAACCGCTACGTCTACCTGTTCCTCTCGGCGACCAGCGCCAAGCAGCAGATCGTCCGCTACACGGACGCCAATGGCGCGGGCACGGCGCGCACGGTGCTCGTCGACAACCTGCCGACCGCCGGGCAGAACCATGTGGGCGGGGCGATCGGGTTGGGTCCGGACGGCAAGCTGTACTGGGCCATTGGAGACCTGGGCAACGGCACCGGCGTGAACGCGGATCTCACCTCGACGGCGTCCAAGGTGAGCCGGGCCAACCTGGACGGCACGCCCGCCAACGACAACCCCTTCAACGATGGGGTGGGCCCCAACAGCGAGTACATCTGGGCGCGGGGCTTCCGCAATCCCTTCACCTTCACGTTCCAGCCAGGCACCGGGCGGCTGTGGGTGAACTCGGTGGGCACGAACTACGAGCAGGTCTTCCTCACCAACGTGCGGGACCATGCCGGCTACAACGCTTATGAGAACAACCAGCCCGCGAGCTTCATCACCCCGGTCATCAAGTACCGCACCAACGGCACGGACACGCGCGGCCTCACCGCGTCAGGCGCCGTGAGAAGCGGCGGCACCGTCACCTTCACCACCACGGCCGACCACGGCTTCCGCAAGGGGGAGAAGATCACCGTGGCGGGGGTGGCGAACGCGGGCTTCAACGGGGACTTCTACGTGGCCAGCGTGCCGTCTCCCACGGTGTGGACGGCCACGCAGACCGGACCGGATGCATCGAGCGGCGGGGGCACGGCCGTGACGCAGAACCTGGGTGGGTCCATCACCGGGGGCATCTTCTACGACTCCACCCTCTTCCCGGACGGCTACCGCGGGAACTTCTTCTTTGGGGACTACAACTCCGGGAGGCTGGTGCGCGCGACGCTGGCCGCGGACAACACGGTGAACACCGTGGACGCCTGGGCCTCCGGCTTCAGCCAGACCGTGGACGTGGACGTGGGCCCCGATGGGGCGCTGTATACCGTGGGCGTCACCTCTCGATCCGTCACGCGGATCCTTCCCACCGCCGCTGGGCAGAAGCTCATCGTCTCGGCGCTGAACGTGACGCTGGTGGAAGGCGGCCGCTCCGTGTTCACGGTGCGGCTGGCCGAGGCCCCCACCGAGGAGTTCCGTGTCAGCGTGGCGCGAGCCTCGGGGGACGCGGATCTGACGGTGGCGGAGGGCGCGGAGTTCACCTTCACGCCGGCCAACTGGAACCAGCTTCAGCGCGTCGTCCTCACCGCCGCCGAGGACGCGGACGCGACGCAGGACCGTGCAGCCTTCACGGTGTCCGCCCCGGGGCTGAGCCCCGAGACGGTCCAGGCCGTGGCCATCGATGACAACTCGGCGCGGCTGGTGCTTCCCTCCCAGGAACTGGTGGTGGACGAGGGAGGCACCGCCACCTTCACGGTGGTGCTCTCCTCCAGGCCCCAGCGGAACACCTCTGTCACGGTGGCGCGCACCGGCGGAGATACGGACGTCACGGTCTCCATCGGAGCCACCCTCACCTTCACCCCGGCCAACTGGGACACGGCACAAACCGTCACCGTGGCGGCCGCGGGGGATGCGGACACCGCCCAGGATTCCGCCACCCTCACCTTGGCCATCCCGGGAGGCGATGCCCGCACGGTGTCCATCACCGTGCAGGACACGACCCCCGTGGCGCCCACCATCGTGTCCACGCCCCCCACCTCCGCGGTGGTAGGCACCCCGTACCGCTACGAGGTGGTGGCCGAGGGGCGGCCCTCGCCCTCCTTCTCCCTGACGAGCAGCGTGCAGGGCCCAGGCATCAACGCCACCAATGGCGTCCTCCTCTGGACGCCCACGGAGGCGGGCACGGTGGACCTGCAGGTAACCGCGAGCAACGGGGAGGCCCCGGATTCGGTTCAGTCCTTCCAGGTGGCCGTGACTGCCGCGCCCCAAGATGGGGGCACCGAGCCGGATGGAGGGACGACACAGCCCGAGGAGGATTCGTCTGGCTGCGGCTGCGGCGCGGGCCCCAGCGGCGCGCTGGCGTGGCTGGGAGGGCTCTGGATGCTGCGCAGGAGGCGGGCGCGCGGCGGCTGA
- a CDS encoding zinc-binding dehydrogenase, which produces MGTENPRHGLELRSRVSTQGELELSLARVEIPEPAPDEVVIRVEASPINPSDLGTLLSAADMSTVQAGGTPESPVVTASIPQQHLKVLASRLDKSLRVGNEGAGVVIQAGANAQELLGKTVAAMGGGMYSQFRVLQAAQCLVLPSDATPADGASCFVNPLTALGMVETLRREGHKALVHTAAASNLGQMLNKICLKDGLGLVNIVRSPEQVALLQGLGAAHVCDSTSATFTEELTQALVETGATLAFDATGGGRLAGQILACMEAAANRTATSYSPYGSTVHKQVYIYGRLDVRPLELAGSFGMAWGVGGWLLMPFLEKIGPQAAQKLRDRVAAELKTTFASHYAAELSLAEALQLDRIAVYSKRATGKKYLINPNKDLK; this is translated from the coding sequence ATGGGCACTGAGAATCCAAGGCATGGGCTCGAGCTTCGCTCGCGGGTAAGCACTCAAGGCGAGCTGGAGTTGTCGCTGGCGCGGGTCGAGATACCGGAGCCCGCTCCTGACGAGGTGGTCATCCGCGTCGAGGCCTCGCCCATCAATCCCTCGGATCTGGGCACGCTGTTGAGCGCGGCCGACATGTCCACGGTCCAGGCCGGAGGAACGCCAGAAAGCCCTGTGGTCACAGCCTCCATTCCGCAGCAGCACCTGAAGGTGCTGGCGTCACGGCTGGACAAGTCCCTGCGCGTGGGCAACGAGGGCGCTGGCGTGGTGATCCAGGCGGGCGCCAACGCCCAGGAACTGCTCGGCAAGACCGTGGCCGCGATGGGCGGAGGCATGTACTCCCAGTTCCGGGTGCTCCAGGCGGCCCAGTGCCTGGTCCTGCCGTCCGACGCAACCCCAGCCGACGGCGCGTCTTGCTTCGTCAACCCGCTGACGGCGCTGGGAATGGTCGAGACCCTGCGCCGGGAGGGCCACAAGGCACTGGTGCATACGGCCGCGGCCTCGAACCTCGGGCAGATGCTGAACAAGATCTGCCTCAAGGACGGCCTCGGGCTGGTGAACATCGTCCGCAGCCCGGAGCAGGTGGCGCTCCTGCAAGGCCTGGGCGCGGCCCATGTGTGTGACAGCACCTCGGCCACGTTCACCGAGGAACTGACCCAGGCGTTGGTGGAGACCGGTGCCACGCTCGCGTTCGACGCCACCGGTGGCGGACGGCTCGCTGGGCAGATCCTGGCTTGCATGGAGGCCGCAGCCAACCGCACCGCCACCTCCTACAGCCCTTACGGGTCCACCGTCCACAAGCAGGTCTATATCTACGGGAGACTGGATGTACGCCCGCTGGAACTCGCGGGAAGCTTTGGCATGGCCTGGGGCGTGGGCGGCTGGCTGTTGATGCCGTTCCTGGAGAAGATTGGCCCACAGGCCGCACAGAAGCTGCGAGACCGGGTGGCCGCTGAGCTGAAGACCACGTTTGCCAGCCATTACGCCGCGGAACTCTCGCTGGCCGAGGCCCTGCAGCTCGACAGGATTGCCGTCTACAGCAAGCGCGCCACGGGGAAGAAGTACCTCATCAATCCCAACAAGGACCTGAAGTAG
- a CDS encoding GNAT family N-acetyltransferase, translating to MKALETDRLLLRRLSTEDAEFILKLVNEPSWLRFIGDKGVRNLDDARNYLLTGPLAMYSRFGFGLYHVSLKDSGLPIGLCGLIRRETLPDVDIGFAFFPGFWSQGYGYEAASAVLAYGFHTLGLKRIVAITSLDNHSSIKLLGRLGLTFERLITLSAGGETLRLFARGA from the coding sequence ATGAAAGCCCTGGAAACAGACCGGCTGCTCCTCCGCAGGCTCTCCACGGAGGATGCGGAGTTCATCTTGAAGCTGGTGAACGAGCCCTCGTGGCTGCGATTCATCGGCGACAAGGGCGTGAGGAACCTCGACGATGCGCGGAACTACCTCCTCACGGGGCCGCTCGCGATGTACAGCCGGTTTGGCTTCGGCCTGTACCATGTGTCGCTGAAGGACAGCGGCCTTCCGATTGGGCTCTGCGGCTTGATTCGGCGAGAGACCTTGCCCGATGTGGACATTGGCTTCGCCTTTTTTCCTGGCTTCTGGAGCCAGGGGTATGGCTACGAGGCGGCCTCCGCGGTGCTGGCGTATGGGTTCCACACGCTCGGCTTGAAGCGCATCGTGGCGATCACCTCGCTCGACAATCACAGCTCCATCAAGCTGCTCGGAAGGCTGGGCTTGACGTTCGAGCGGTTGATCACGCTTTCGGCGGGAGGAGAGACCCTGCGGCTCTTCGCGCGGGGCGCGTGA
- a CDS encoding DNA polymerase beta superfamily protein, with protein MTRDTSPTARPRGYEQVDRLSVPLPHGTEVTTRVERLAGERRIPQGVVGRVARARDGGFDVQITGVGELWYARDELVPRKPGQLQFALRRAATWDALRPCVVLETVVGSRAWGLANEDSDLDTRGVFGLPLPWHFGLADKAKDLVSADGSHTFWEFSKAVDQALRADPNTLEMLFVPSARALDVLGEWLLAEREAFVSKALFGSFGRYAMSQLDKLTRSQRLAEHRDLVLAWLCEEPTPSLDEVARRLSAISPRTAPTPEDGLLAAKTYLKQLYRSLSDQGLIEANDFAALVRYARGGGQRPPSARELRPKNAYNLLRLVVLATGWLKEGVPTFEASGAIKARLLDIKAGHVPLEEVLRDAEALAPELEEAHRTSPLPALPDHARADRLLRRAGEELARRWVLQEPGPLGRDAPSPPVFEDKEEES; from the coding sequence ATGACCCGCGACACCTCACCGACCGCCCGGCCCCGGGGCTATGAACAGGTCGACCGGCTCTCGGTTCCCCTTCCCCATGGCACCGAGGTGACGACGCGCGTGGAGCGGCTCGCCGGCGAGCGGCGCATCCCCCAGGGCGTGGTGGGCCGCGTGGCGCGCGCCCGGGACGGCGGCTTCGATGTACAGATCACCGGCGTGGGCGAGCTCTGGTACGCCCGGGACGAGCTGGTGCCCCGCAAGCCGGGCCAGCTCCAGTTCGCGCTCCGGCGCGCCGCCACCTGGGACGCCCTGCGGCCCTGCGTGGTGCTGGAGACCGTCGTGGGCTCCCGTGCCTGGGGGCTCGCCAACGAGGACTCCGATCTCGACACGCGCGGCGTCTTTGGCCTGCCCCTGCCCTGGCACTTTGGGCTCGCGGACAAAGCGAAGGACCTCGTCAGTGCGGACGGCAGCCACACCTTCTGGGAGTTCTCGAAGGCGGTGGATCAGGCCCTGCGCGCCGACCCCAACACCCTGGAGATGCTCTTCGTCCCCAGCGCCCGCGCCCTGGACGTGCTCGGCGAGTGGCTGCTCGCCGAGCGCGAGGCCTTCGTGTCCAAGGCCCTCTTCGGCAGCTTCGGGCGCTACGCCATGAGCCAGCTCGACAAGCTCACGCGAAGCCAGCGGCTCGCCGAACACCGGGACCTCGTGCTCGCCTGGTTGTGCGAGGAGCCCACCCCCTCGCTCGACGAGGTGGCCCGGAGGCTGTCCGCCATCTCACCGCGCACCGCGCCGACCCCCGAGGACGGGCTGCTCGCGGCCAAGACGTACCTCAAGCAGCTCTACCGCTCGCTGTCGGACCAGGGCCTCATCGAAGCCAACGATTTCGCCGCCCTCGTCCGCTACGCGCGCGGCGGAGGACAGCGGCCTCCCAGTGCCCGCGAGCTGCGGCCGAAGAATGCCTACAATCTCTTGCGCCTGGTGGTGCTCGCCACCGGCTGGTTGAAGGAGGGGGTCCCCACCTTCGAGGCGTCCGGCGCCATCAAGGCCCGCCTGCTGGACATCAAGGCCGGGCACGTTCCGCTGGAAGAAGTGCTGCGGGATGCCGAGGCACTCGCCCCGGAGCTGGAGGAGGCCCACCGCACCAGTCCCCTCCCCGCCCTGCCTGACCACGCGCGTGCGGACCGGCTGCTGCGCCGGGCCGGAGAGGAGCTGGCGCGGCGGTGGGTGTTGCAGGAGCCCGGGCCGCTCGGACGGGATGCGCCCTCGCCTCCGGTCTTCGAAGACAAGGAAGAGGAATCATGA
- a CDS encoding nucleotidyltransferase domain-containing protein, with protein sequence MTDPLMTEHQTHVAHRVLDEEATRRQHLTVSLTGAHAYGFPSPDSDLDLKCVHITPTSHLLRLEQRTTPAERLEVLEGVEVDYSSNELSPVLLGVLQGNGNFVERLLGAHTLRGSAELESLRPHVRGVLSQRLHRHYRGFAQGQLREWEKTGFRSTKKLLYVLRTALTGTHVLLTGEVETDLTALMDRYGFAEAGELVAWKRRGERSELSEALSERWRGQVGRAFEQLDAARERSVLPEAPQGTDALEAWLLELRRSHW encoded by the coding sequence ATGACGGACCCGCTGATGACGGAACACCAGACCCACGTCGCCCACCGCGTCCTCGACGAGGAGGCCACGCGCAGGCAGCACCTCACCGTCTCCCTGACGGGCGCACACGCGTATGGCTTCCCCTCGCCCGACAGCGACCTGGACCTCAAGTGCGTCCACATCACGCCCACCTCCCACCTGCTCCGGCTGGAGCAGCGCACCACGCCCGCCGAGCGCCTGGAAGTCTTGGAGGGGGTCGAGGTGGATTACTCGTCCAACGAGCTGAGCCCCGTGCTGCTCGGGGTGCTCCAGGGCAATGGCAACTTCGTGGAGCGGTTGCTCGGGGCCCATACCCTGAGGGGCTCGGCCGAGCTGGAGTCCCTGCGGCCCCACGTGCGCGGGGTGCTGTCGCAGCGGCTCCACCGGCATTACCGCGGCTTCGCCCAGGGCCAGCTGCGCGAGTGGGAGAAGACGGGCTTTCGCTCCACCAAGAAGCTGCTCTACGTGCTGCGCACGGCGCTCACCGGCACCCATGTGCTGCTCACGGGTGAGGTGGAAACGGACCTCACCGCCCTGATGGACCGCTACGGCTTCGCCGAGGCGGGAGAGCTGGTCGCCTGGAAGCGGCGGGGAGAGCGCAGCGAGCTGTCCGAGGCGCTCTCCGAGCGCTGGCGAGGACAGGTGGGGCGCGCCTTCGAGCAGCTCGACGCGGCCCGCGAGCGCTCCGTGCTGCCCGAGGCCCCCCAGGGAACAGACGCCCTGGAGGCATGGCTGCTGGAGCTGCGGCGCTCACACTGGTGA
- the fabG gene encoding 3-oxoacyl-ACP reductase FabG — protein sequence MLAESLKGKSVIVTGGSKGIGKGIARVFARHGAKVLVTGRELKVAEAAAQELVAAGGTASGFGADVTRLEDMEKMAQAAAERHGGLDVLCANAGVFPQMKMEDMSPETWDEVMATNLKGTFLAVKACIPYLKKSGQGRIIITSSITGPVTGFPGWTHYGATKAGQLGFMRTACMELAKYGITVNAVLPGNIATEGLVALGPDYMKGMAAAVPLGRLGEVEDIGHAALFFASREAGYITGQTLIVDGGQVLPESQDALAQM from the coding sequence ATGTTGGCAGAGTCGCTCAAGGGGAAATCCGTCATTGTCACAGGCGGCAGCAAGGGCATTGGCAAGGGCATTGCCCGGGTCTTCGCGCGGCACGGCGCCAAGGTGTTGGTGACAGGGCGGGAGCTCAAGGTGGCCGAGGCCGCGGCACAGGAGCTCGTCGCGGCGGGGGGCACGGCCAGCGGCTTTGGCGCGGATGTGACCCGGCTGGAGGACATGGAGAAGATGGCCCAGGCGGCGGCCGAGCGTCATGGCGGGCTGGATGTGCTGTGCGCCAATGCGGGCGTCTTCCCTCAGATGAAGATGGAGGACATGTCGCCGGAGACCTGGGACGAGGTGATGGCCACCAACCTCAAGGGAACCTTCCTCGCGGTGAAGGCGTGCATCCCGTACCTGAAGAAATCCGGCCAGGGGCGCATCATCATCACCTCGTCCATCACCGGCCCGGTGACCGGCTTTCCCGGCTGGACTCACTACGGCGCCACCAAGGCGGGGCAGCTGGGCTTCATGCGCACGGCCTGCATGGAGCTGGCGAAGTACGGCATCACGGTCAATGCCGTGCTGCCCGGCAACATTGCGACGGAGGGCCTGGTGGCGCTGGGCCCGGACTACATGAAGGGCATGGCGGCGGCGGTGCCGCTGGGCAGGCTGGGCGAAGTGGAGGACATTGGCCATGCCGCCCTGTTCTTCGCCAGCCGCGAGGCGGGCTACATCACCGGGCAGACGCTCATCGTGGATGGGGGACAGGTGCTGCCCGAATCACAGGACGCCCTGGCGCAGATGTGA
- a CDS encoding LysR family transcriptional regulator, with amino-acid sequence MHIRAAIGYPRAMAVQKRSGPLDWEDLRVFVALARAGSLSAAARVLKVSHATVGRRIAALEETLGRTLFDRHSGGYSLTTEGDEVLELAAGMDERALAIMRRAGREAGLTGTVRVTATETLAELILIPCMAEFHRRHPGITLEVLIDPRSLSLAKREADVAVRLARPKAGALVTRRLASLGYGVYVAPGGDTSAWVGFVDSYAHLPEAQWLARHAAGERVVLRANTLLAQVSAARAGFGKALLPRWYAEQEGGLVPVPSPAPPPVREAWLVVHRDLKDVPRVRALIEAVVAAFEAKRERLGPGGSW; translated from the coding sequence GTGCATATTCGCGCAGCCATTGGCTATCCTCGCGCAATGGCTGTGCAAAAACGGTCAGGCCCACTGGACTGGGAGGATCTGCGCGTCTTCGTCGCGCTGGCGCGGGCGGGCAGCCTGTCGGCAGCGGCCCGGGTGCTGAAGGTCAGCCACGCCACGGTCGGCCGACGCATCGCCGCGCTGGAGGAGACGCTCGGCCGAACGCTGTTCGACCGGCACTCCGGCGGCTACTCGCTCACCACCGAGGGGGATGAAGTGCTGGAACTGGCCGCGGGGATGGACGAGCGTGCGCTCGCCATCATGCGCCGTGCGGGCCGGGAGGCCGGGCTTACCGGCACGGTGCGGGTGACCGCCACGGAGACTCTGGCCGAGCTCATCCTCATCCCGTGCATGGCGGAGTTCCATCGCCGCCATCCCGGCATCACCCTCGAGGTGTTGATCGACCCGCGTTCGCTCAGCCTCGCCAAGCGCGAGGCTGACGTGGCCGTTCGTCTTGCTCGGCCGAAGGCGGGGGCGCTGGTCACCCGCCGTCTCGCCTCCCTCGGCTACGGTGTCTACGTGGCGCCAGGCGGGGACACGTCCGCCTGGGTTGGCTTCGTTGATTCCTACGCCCACCTGCCCGAAGCACAGTGGCTGGCCCGGCACGCGGCCGGCGAGCGCGTGGTGCTGCGTGCCAACACACTTCTGGCGCAGGTCTCAGCGGCGCGGGCGGGCTTTGGCAAGGCGCTGCTGCCGCGCTGGTACGCCGAGCAGGAGGGGGGGCTTGTCCCCGTGCCATCGCCCGCACCGCCACCCGTGCGCGAGGCGTGGCTCGTGGTGCACCGCGACCTGAAGGACGTGCCGCGTGTGCGTGCCCTCATCGAGGCGGTCGTCGCTGCGTTCGAGGCGAAGCGGGAGCGCCTCGGGCCGGGCGGGTCTTGGTAA
- a CDS encoding cysteine hydrolase family protein, which yields MTAPRTLLSMTGAPVHPSPLDRAALVIVDAQVEYTSRGNLPLAGVDAAVEETASLLALARRHGVPVFHVVHHGPAGSPIFDPRGPGSAIIPAVAPRQDEAVVTKGLPNSFAGTDLHARIAATGRKELIIAGFMTHMCISATARAALDLGYRNTVVAAATATRDLPGAQGGVVPASELQRNELAALADMFAVVVNDSKAWA from the coding sequence ATGACTGCCCCTCGCACCCTCCTCTCCATGACCGGCGCACCGGTCCATCCCTCCCCGCTCGACCGCGCGGCGCTCGTCATCGTCGACGCCCAGGTGGAGTACACGTCCCGTGGCAACCTGCCGCTGGCCGGCGTCGACGCCGCGGTGGAGGAGACCGCGAGCCTGCTCGCACTGGCCCGCCGCCACGGCGTGCCGGTCTTCCACGTCGTGCACCACGGCCCCGCGGGCAGCCCTATTTTCGATCCGCGGGGGCCTGGCAGCGCCATCATCCCCGCCGTGGCCCCGAGGCAGGACGAGGCGGTGGTGACCAAGGGCCTGCCGAACTCCTTCGCCGGCACCGATCTGCACGCGCGCATCGCGGCGACCGGCCGGAAGGAGCTGATCATCGCCGGCTTCATGACGCACATGTGCATCTCGGCCACGGCGCGCGCGGCCCTCGACCTCGGCTACCGCAACACGGTGGTGGCCGCGGCGACAGCGACACGCGACCTGCCCGGCGCCCAGGGCGGCGTGGTGCCAGCGTCCGAACTGCAGCGCAACGAACTCGCGGCACTGGCCGACATGTTCGCCGTGGTGGTGAACGACAGCAAGGCCTGGGCGTAA
- a CDS encoding MBL fold metallo-hydrolase gives MKISSLLSNTALAASALLLAACSTPGASVSQDNAATANAQTVKVQQIRNATVKVEYAGTAFLVDPMLAKKGAYPGFEGTYNSHLRNPLVELPMPVSEVMKADAIIVTHTHLDHWDDAARQSLPKNMPVFAQNEEDAESIRKDGFTNVRVLTEDTLFNGTRLIKTGGQHGDDKMMADLGKRLGKVSGVVFQRPGHKTVYVAGDTIWNRPVEEAITRYQPDVILLNTGYARLLGYDGSIIMGKEDLYRATLAAPKATVMGTHMESVNHATQSRQELRDYIAEKGLNPQRVLVPADGQAYSF, from the coding sequence ATGAAAATCTCAAGCCTGTTGAGCAACACCGCCCTCGCGGCCAGCGCCCTCCTGCTGGCCGCTTGCAGCACTCCTGGCGCCAGCGTCAGTCAAGACAATGCGGCAACCGCCAACGCGCAGACCGTCAAGGTCCAGCAGATCCGCAACGCCACGGTCAAAGTGGAATATGCTGGCACGGCCTTCCTGGTCGACCCCATGCTGGCAAAAAAAGGCGCCTACCCTGGCTTCGAGGGCACCTACAACAGCCACCTGAGAAATCCGTTGGTGGAACTGCCCATGCCCGTGAGCGAGGTGATGAAGGCGGATGCGATCATCGTCACCCACACGCACCTGGACCATTGGGATGACGCGGCCAGGCAAAGCCTGCCCAAGAACATGCCGGTCTTCGCGCAGAACGAAGAAGATGCCGAAAGCATCCGCAAGGACGGTTTTACGAACGTTCGCGTGCTGACCGAAGACACCCTCTTCAACGGCACGCGCCTGATCAAGACCGGTGGCCAGCATGGCGATGACAAGATGATGGCGGATCTCGGCAAACGCCTCGGCAAGGTATCGGGTGTGGTGTTCCAGCGCCCCGGCCACAAGACCGTGTACGTGGCCGGCGACACCATCTGGAACCGCCCTGTGGAAGAGGCGATCACGCGGTACCAGCCGGATGTGATCCTCCTCAACACCGGTTATGCGCGCCTGCTCGGCTATGACGGTTCGATCATCATGGGAAAGGAAGACCTCTACCGCGCCACCCTGGCCGCGCCGAAGGCCACGGTGATGGGTACCCACATGGAATCGGTCAACCACGCCACGCAGTCACGCCAAGAGCTGCGTGACTACATTGCGGAAAAGGGGTTGAACCCGCAGCGCGTGCTCGTGCCAGCGGATGGCCAGGCGTACAGCTTCTGA